A single window of Mugil cephalus isolate CIBA_MC_2020 chromosome 1, CIBA_Mcephalus_1.1, whole genome shotgun sequence DNA harbors:
- the LOC125012726 gene encoding PHD and RING finger domain-containing protein 1-like, with protein MEGSDSDKCYICLSPFETQTVASLENCQHVFCLECILQWSRTANTCPIDRLSFTFICHRRRPGGDVQKKIEVRAKKNEDDDEEEGSNAVICEECGRSDRRHRLLVCLHCDSGYHMDCLTPPSNTGPGGDWVCPECVINPPHTESSTVEEEISDGELTDLLAEVDETASTSSRLRPSTISRPSSSGERRHSARIQTRASRSPAHRPQTSWHVPKYLIRASRPAVTAEEAVPPGDAGGSSVKLKTRKRRKRAT; from the exons ATGGAGGGGTCAGATTCAGATAAATGCTACATCTGCCTGAGTCCCTTTGAAACGCAAACTGTGGCCTCTCTGGAGAACTGCCAGCATGTGTTTTGTCTTGAATGCATTCTCCAGTGGTCCCGG aCTGCCAACACTTGCCCAATCGATCGGCTCAGTTTTACCTTCATCTGTCATAGACGGCGTCCTGGAGGAGACGTTCAAAAGAAG ATTGAAGTGAGGGCGAAGAAAAATGAGGACGATGACGAAGAGGAAGGGAGCAACGCTGTTATCTGCGAGGAATGCGGGCGCAGCGACCGGAGGCACCGActtcttgtgtgtttgcactgtgACTCCGG GTATCACATGGACTGCTTGACACCGCCGTCAAACACCGGTCCTGGAGGTGACTGGGTTTGTCCTGAGTGTGTCATCAATCCTCCTCATACCG AGAGCTCCACGGTGGAGGAAGAGATCAGTGATGGAGAACTAACAGACCTCCTCGCTGAAGTGGATGAAACCGCATCTACCAGCAGCCGCCTTCGGCCGTCCACCATCAGTCGTCCCAGCAGCTCCGGTGAACGGAGGCACAGCGCCAGgatccagaccagagccagCAGGAGTCCTGCTCATCGCCCCCAAACCTCCTGG CATGTGCCGAAATACCTGATACGAGCATCGAGACCTGCAGTCACAGCTGAGGAGGCTGTTCCTCCCGGTGATGCCGGTGGCAGTTCAGTCA AGTTAAAGacgagaaaaagaagaaagcgtGCGACTTGA
- the LOC125012719 gene encoding lysophosphatidic acid receptor 6, with translation MNQTNCSEPTTEYQYYFFPAVYIITLVIGLPGNLLALFVFAFKTTPRTAFSVYISNLALADIIILCILPFKIHYHLNKNNWVFGPVACTVTGILFYANIYLSICFMTCICVDRYMATVHPHTYLRMRSPTGSLVASAVLWFIAGVAVLVFIVMGPLQLNRVDDGTPEASRVHTCFENFTKSEWDKRVAPYSVVCLIFGSLLPSLIILVCYPLVAKRISAIKTKTAQKAVKVIYTILAITLFCFLPNHVVYLLHVLWRLEHIKNCSAGYAIYHARRATMALVTLNTCLDPVLYYMTTSYFKWKRLKMTWLWGTVTGRRGIYTISVDKEL, from the coding sequence ATGAACCAGACTAACTGCAGCGAACCAACAACAGAGTACCAGTATTACTTTTTCCCAGCGGTCTACATCATCACTTTAGTCATAGGTCTGCCAGGAAATCTGCTTGCCCTCTTCGTCTTCGCCTTCAAGACCACCCCGCGCACCGCCTTCAGCGTCTACATCAGCAACCTGGCTCTGGCTGACATCATCATCCTCTGCATCCTGCCCTTTAAGATCCACTACCacctcaacaaaaacaactgggTGTTTGGACCGGTCGCCTGCACGGTCACGGGGATTCTGTTCTATGCCAACATCTACTTGAGCATCTGCTTCATGACTTGCATCTGCGTGGATCGTTACATGGCCACAGTGCACCCGCACACCTATCTGAGGATGCGGAGCCCCACCGGCTCTCTGGTGGCGAGTGCGGTGCTTTGGTTCATCGCCGGGGTGGCCGTCCTGGTCTTTATCGTCATGGGACCCCTGCAGCTGAACCGGGTTGATGATGGTACCCCTGAAGCATCAAGAGTCCACACCTGCTTTGAGAACTTTACCAAGTCGGAGTGGGACAAACGTGTGGCACCGTACAGCGTGGTGTGTCTGATCTTCGGCTCCCTGCTGCCCTCCTTGATCATCCTGGTGTGTTACCCTCTGGTCGCGAAGCGCATCTCCGCGATAAAGACTAAAACAGCCCAAAAGGCTGTGAAGGTCATTTACACCATCCTGGCCATCACGCTCTTCTGCTTCCTGCCCAACCATGTGGTGTACCTGCTGCACGTCCTCTGGCGGTTGGAACACATCAAGAACTGCTCGGCTGGCTATGCCATCTACCACGCCCGGCGGGCCACCATGGCACTCGTCACCCTCAACACATGCCTGGACCCCGTGCTCTACTACATGACCACCAGCTACTTCAAATGGAAGCGCTTAAAGATGACGTGGCTGTGGGGAACAGTGACTGGGAGGAGGGGGATTTATACCATATCAGTGGACAAAGAGCTGTAA